CGGTGAGACGCGGAAGGTCCTTCACCTCTGGCGCGACCCAGCCGCGGCGCGGTGCGGAGCGGGGTGCCTGGGGCGGAGCGGTGCGGATCGGGTCCATGGTCGTCGGGGGCAGGAGAGACGGGATGTTCGGGCGCGGGGGGCGCCGGGGGTGTCGTGCGCCGGGGTGAGCTGGCGGGCGGACGATCCTGCGTGTGCGGACTCCAAAGTAGCACGCTCCGCCGTCCTTGTGCAATCCTATCGCACGCGGGCCTTTCCACAGTCCCGGCGCGTGCGGGAGCGGGAGCGGGCCGCGCGCGCCATCGCGGGGACGGGTTTCGCGCGGGAAGGTGGACGGCGTGAACCCCGGCGGCGGTGTCGGGTACGGGGGGCGCAACACCTTCATCCCGCACCCGCGCCCGATGCTCACCGAGCCGTTCCAGACCGCCGTAGACGATCCGCTGGAGGAGGCACGCGAGGTCCTCCGCCGCCACTGGGGATACCCCGACTTCCGGCCGGGGCAGGACCAGGCGGTGCGCAACGTCCTGGCGGGGGCGGACTCGCTGACCATCATGCCCACCGGCGGCGGCAAGAGCCTTTGCTACCAGGTGCCGGCGATGATGCTGCCGGGGCTCACGGTGGTGGTGTCGCCCCTCATCTCGCTGATGAAGGACCAGGTGGACTCGCTGGCCCGCGTGGGGCTCCCCGCCACCTTCATCAACTCGTCGCTCTCGCCGGACGAGATGTCGATGCGGATGATGGCGGCCGAGAGCGGCCAGCTCAAGCTCCTGTACGTCGCGCCGGAGCGCTTCGACGGGGAGCGCTTCATCCGCCGGCTGGCCGCGATGGACGTGTCGCTGCTGGCCATCGACGAGGCGCACTGCGTGAGCGAGTGGGGGCACGACTTCCGCCCGTCGTACCTGCGCCTGGGCGAGGTGCGCCACGCCCTGGGCGACCCGCCCATCGCCGCGCTCACCGCCACGGCCACCGAGGAGGTGCGGCGGGACATCGTCCGCCAGCTCTCCCTGCGCGACGCGGCCACGCTGGTGACCGGCTTCGACCGGCGCAACCTGGTGTGGCACGTCCTGCGCGCCAAGAACGACAGCGAAAAGGACCGCCTCCTCCTCAAGCTCCTGCGCGGGCGCGAGGGATCGGCCATCGTGTACGCCTCCACGCGCAAGAACGTGGACGCGCTCACGGCGCTGCTGCGCGGCACGGGGATCGACGCGGTGGGCTACCACGCCGGCATCCAGGACCTGGAGCGGAAGCGCATCCAGGAGCGCTTCATGAGCGGCGCCGCGCAGGTGGTGGTGGCCACCAACGCCTTCGGGATGGGGATCGACAAGCGCGACGTGCGCATCGTGGTCCACTACAACATGCCCGGCAACCTGGAGGCGTACTACCAGGAGGCGGGCCGCGCCGGGCGCGACGGCGGCCCCTCCGACTGCGTCCTCCTTCACTCGTACGCGGACCGCTTCACCCACGAGTTCTTCATCGAGACCGCCAACCCCCCGCGCCGCGCGGTGGAGGCGATGATGGACACCCTGCGCGGGGGCGCCGACGCGTCCGGCGTGTGCTCCGTGGGCCTGGTCGAGCTCGGGCGCATCGTGCCTGGGATCAAGGGCGACCGCATGGCCGGCTCCGCCCTGCGCGTGCTGGAGCAGTTCGGGCTCGTGCGTCCGCTGGGGCCCGCGGGCTCCGGTGTGCGCGTGCGGCTGGTGGCGCGGCCGGACCGCATCTCGCGCGAGCTGGCGGGGCGCACGGCGGAGCTGGAGCTGCTGCGCACCATCTGGCGGCGGGGCGGGGGAGAGGCGTCGTACCGCGGCACCGAGCTGGAGTGGGGGATGCTCGGCGTCCCGGGCGGCCGCGGCGAGGCGATGCGGATGCTGGACGGGCTGCAGGACGGCGGCTTCCTGGAATGGGGCCAGGCCGGCGGCGACGGCATCTGGGTGCTGGACCGCACCACCCCCATCAACCGCCTCCCCATCGACTGGCGCACGCTGGACGCCAAGCGCGAGCGCGACCTGCGCAAGCTTCAAAAGGTGCAGGCGTACGGCTACACCGAGGAGTGCCGGCGCGGCTTCGTCCTCCGCTACTTCGGCGACCCGG
The Longimicrobium sp. genome window above contains:
- a CDS encoding ATP-dependent DNA helicase RecQ, coding for MLTEPFQTAVDDPLEEAREVLRRHWGYPDFRPGQDQAVRNVLAGADSLTIMPTGGGKSLCYQVPAMMLPGLTVVVSPLISLMKDQVDSLARVGLPATFINSSLSPDEMSMRMMAAESGQLKLLYVAPERFDGERFIRRLAAMDVSLLAIDEAHCVSEWGHDFRPSYLRLGEVRHALGDPPIAALTATATEEVRRDIVRQLSLRDAATLVTGFDRRNLVWHVLRAKNDSEKDRLLLKLLRGREGSAIVYASTRKNVDALTALLRGTGIDAVGYHAGIQDLERKRIQERFMSGAAQVVVATNAFGMGIDKRDVRIVVHYNMPGNLEAYYQEAGRAGRDGGPSDCVLLHSYADRFTHEFFIETANPPRRAVEAMMDTLRGGADASGVCSVGLVELGRIVPGIKGDRMAGSALRVLEQFGLVRPLGPAGSGVRVRLVARPDRISRELAGRTAELELLRTIWRRGGGEASYRGTELEWGMLGVPGGRGEAMRMLDGLQDGGFLEWGQAGGDGIWVLDRTTPINRLPIDWRTLDAKRERDLRKLQKVQAYGYTEECRRGFVLRYFGDPAAMRECGACDNCLRAGGRPAVAGAGASEAVDLGTSSTRRGPSRTARRTDLLDRLREMRDELSRRHDLPRVSILNEEVLKSIAEYAPATPEEVLRIPGVTPALLDRWGAPLMDVLAAFATENGGRKIGRRPPAEPAPRREVAPPSAEEADLYGRLKALRSKLAKEASLPSYCIFPDKTLIELARRRPGDDAEMLEVPGVGPAKLEKYGEAFLEVLREG